GGGGTCGCGGTCGCCGTCCTGCTGCGCGCGCGGCGCACGCGGGAAGCGGCGCGGGCCGACGCGGAACGCCGGGCGCCGCGCGACCCGTTCGATCCCGGGCAGGACACGGCGGGCGACCCGCGGCAGCTCAAGGCCGGCGACCTGGTCGAGTACCTGGGCGAACGCTTCTTCGTGCGCGGCTCGCTGCGGCTGCGTCAGGGCGGCTTCACCTGGTCGGAGCACTACCTCGACAGCATGGACGGCACCGCCGACGGCCGCCGCTGGCTGTCCGTCGAGGAGGACCCCGACCTCGAAGTGGTCCTGTGGACGGAACAACGCGGCAGTGAACTGCGCCCAGCCGCCACCTCGTTGACCGTCGAGGGCACCACTTACCACAGGACCGAGCACGGCACCGCCGACTACCGCTCCGAGGGCACGACCGGGCTCGGCCCGGCCGGCCGCATGGAGTACGCCGACTTCGAGGGCCCGG
Above is a genomic segment from Streptomyces marincola containing:
- a CDS encoding DUF4178 domain-containing protein; its protein translation is MGLFLAIAGLVALGVAVAVLLRARRTREAARADAERRAPRDPFDPGQDTAGDPRQLKAGDLVEYLGERFFVRGSLRLRQGGFTWSEHYLDSMDGTADGRRWLSVEEDPDLEVVLWTEQRGSELRPAATSLTVEGTTYHRTEHGTADYRSEGTTGLGPAGRMEYADFEGPGGRSLAFERFLGDQGRGAWEVSLGERVPAGTLVVYPGGGA